A stretch of Lutra lutra chromosome 9, mLutLut1.2, whole genome shotgun sequence DNA encodes these proteins:
- the NKAIN4 gene encoding LOW QUALITY PROTEIN: sodium/potassium-transporting ATPase subunit beta-1-interacting protein 4 (The sequence of the model RefSeq protein was modified relative to this genomic sequence to represent the inferred CDS: substituted 2 bases at 2 genomic stop codons), with translation MVECGQEPCQDAVPSLPPSCQGLEIGNGHNPWNPRPLLAPGGGDRTGDAGRGSAALRHPHCPEVAALERQVFDFLGCQWAPILATFVHIVVVILGLFGTIXHWPRYVVVVTVWAAVWVTWNVFIICFFLEVGGLSKVGKSRACGRAPERYTRLLVGHCLSRGRFVALALVPRTAPGHRRDSSECPPAGLAGEPMPSQAPDSLRTAASPVHSVQNCPPGWVLGTGSQTIRPGRLRLLQPRLRVGTPSPRRRKLVPLAFVYTCYMVSVSTEEDSLDFIGGSDPLPLHHVXEKPSSLLFEQAH, from the exons ATGGTGGAGTGCGGCCAGGAGCCCTGCCAGGATGCTGTCCCCTCGCTGCCGCCATCGTGCCAGG ggctggagattgggaacGGCCACAATCCATGGA ACCCAAGACCATTGCTGGCGCCGGGTGGTGGCGATCGGACGGGAGACGCAGGCAGGGGTTCTGCCGCCCTCAGGCACCCGCACTGCCCCGAGGTCGCTGCCCTGGAGCGGCAGGTGTTTGACTTCCTGGGCTGTCAGTGGGCGCCCATCCTGGCCACCTTTGTCCACATCGTCGTGGTCATCCTGGGGCTCTTTGGGACCATCTAGCACTGGCCTCGCTATGTCGTGGTGGTGA CTGTGTGGGCAGCCGTCTGGGTTACCTGGAACGTCTTCATTATCTGCTTcttcctggaggtggggggacTGTCGAAGGTGGGTAAGTCGAGGGCTTGTGGCCGGGCCCCTGAGCGTTATACACGGCTGCTTGTGGGTCACTGTCTCTCCCGTGGCCGGTTCGTGGCCCTGGCCCTGGTTCCCAGGACAGCCCCGGGTCACAGAAGGGACTCA TCTGAGTGTCCTCCCGCGGGCCTGGCTGGGGAGCCTATGCCCAGTCAAGCCCCTGACTCCCTCAGGACAGCAGCCAGCCCTGTCCACTCTGTCCAGAACTGCCCGCCGGGCTGGGTCCTTGGCACCGGCAGCCAAACCATCCGGCCTGGCCGGCTCCGACTTCTGCAGCCGCGTCTGCGCGTGGGCACCCCTTCCCCGAGAAGGAGAAAGCTGGTG CCCCTGGCTTTCGTCTACACCTGCTACATGGTCAGCGTTTCCACCGAGGAGGACAGCT tggATTTCATTGGTGGATCTGACCCACTTCCTCTCCACCACGTCTAGGAGAAGCCTTCCAGCCTCTTGTTCGAGCAGGCGCACTAG